A section of the Elusimicrobiota bacterium genome encodes:
- a CDS encoding AAA family ATPase gives MASARQDFERYVRWLYQPEKQVPEDVRRLATLALRNFNELAGTSRQRNQRSACLVGLIRRDLANTVAAAPAAAAEADADAGAWPWTRLRHLTLGPFRGFRVPEPFDLTKQIILFYGPNGSGKTSLCEGLEYALLGDVEEAGYKRIAARTYLANVHDRRFDAPILKATDQQGREVDVVPSLDTYRFCFIEKNRIDAFSRIAARPNAQRAELIATLFGMDQFNEFVSHFNESIDGQLVLLSERQNTLAARRDALAEDRTTVEGKTASEKSLTDEEAALAREYAANITYEALKNLIGTAEAPGRLQELDGILEAAPSNVLGLTRKSLLDALGKARQCGEELDAIIAALRAKSDQVSFKALYDSVLALEDVVGDRCPACDTPLDGQPHVATNPYQKATEGLRQLQELGVLQDQQQTAQTMLGQASRELRQMFVPIAAFVAAQNEEDTGTGRWVLQLPGDPVGCWWSAAFPQAAAIQAGLPSVDDILAVVDRMAAQDDVSRQAQQDRQPHVVERRRLSEFQPRVHAQDLKRQQLKNNVEAASNRIKVSLPTNFVPHNRGHGLA, from the coding sequence ATGGCATCTGCTAGACAGGATTTCGAACGCTATGTGCGATGGCTTTATCAGCCAGAAAAGCAGGTTCCAGAGGATGTGCGACGATTGGCCACCCTAGCACTACGCAATTTCAATGAGCTTGCAGGGACGTCGCGTCAGCGCAACCAGCGATCCGCTTGCCTCGTCGGGCTGATTCGCCGGGACCTTGCGAACACTGTCGCTGCTGCGCCTGCTGCAGCGGCTGAGGCTGATGCTGATGCCGGCGCATGGCCATGGACCAGGCTTCGCCATCTGACACTGGGTCCGTTTCGGGGTTTTCGAGTACCTGAGCCATTCGACCTCACGAAACAGATCATCCTCTTCTACGGTCCCAACGGCAGTGGCAAGACTAGCTTATGCGAAGGACTGGAGTACGCCCTCTTAGGCGACGTCGAAGAGGCTGGATACAAGCGTATTGCTGCTCGGACCTATCTAGCCAATGTCCACGACAGGCGATTCGACGCGCCAATTCTCAAAGCGACAGATCAACAAGGACGGGAGGTCGATGTCGTTCCCAGTCTCGATACCTATCGCTTCTGCTTCATCGAGAAGAATCGGATCGATGCGTTTTCAAGAATCGCTGCGCGTCCCAACGCTCAACGAGCCGAACTGATTGCCACCCTCTTCGGCATGGATCAGTTCAACGAGTTCGTCAGCCATTTCAATGAGTCCATTGACGGCCAGCTCGTCCTTCTCAGCGAACGGCAAAACACCTTAGCGGCGCGCCGTGATGCGTTGGCCGAGGACCGCACGACTGTCGAGGGCAAGACGGCATCTGAAAAGTCGCTAACTGATGAGGAAGCTGCTCTTGCGAGGGAGTATGCAGCCAACATCACATACGAAGCACTCAAGAATCTAATCGGTACCGCTGAAGCCCCTGGTCGGCTTCAGGAGCTTGACGGCATTCTGGAAGCGGCGCCGTCGAATGTGCTTGGTCTAACGCGTAAAAGCCTCCTGGACGCTCTTGGAAAAGCCCGGCAATGTGGCGAAGAACTCGATGCCATCATCGCTGCACTTCGCGCCAAAAGCGACCAAGTCTCTTTCAAAGCACTGTATGACTCGGTGCTCGCTCTGGAGGATGTTGTCGGAGATCGTTGCCCTGCATGTGACACTCCGCTGGACGGCCAGCCTCACGTGGCAACAAATCCCTACCAAAAAGCGACTGAAGGCTTGAGGCAGCTTCAAGAACTTGGCGTACTTCAAGATCAGCAACAGACCGCGCAGACCATGCTTGGACAAGCGTCTCGCGAGTTGCGCCAGATGTTTGTTCCCATCGCCGCGTTCGTCGCAGCTCAGAACGAGGAAGATACAGGTACCGGCCGTTGGGTACTGCAGTTGCCAGGGGATCCTGTGGGGTGTTGGTGGTCAGCTGCTTTTCCTCAAGCCGCCGCCATTCAAGCCGGGCTTCCGTCAGTGGACGACATCCTGGCGGTGGTCGATCGCATGGCAGCACAAGATGATGTGTCACGACAGGCACAACAGGATCGGCAGCCCCACGTTGTCGAGCGCCGTCGGCTCAGCGAGTTCCAGCCCCGGGTTCACGCACAGGACCTAAAGCGGCAACAACTGAAAAATAACGTCGAAGCCGCAAGCAACCGCATCAAGGTGAGCTTGCCCACGAACTTCGTACCCCATAACCGTGGTCATGGACTGGCGTAA
- a CDS encoding DUF3320 domain-containing protein produces MGVGIEGIVASKIGFASHQNSVPILRELTISNDAEIDHDDLVVELTASLPFLEPKRWRIDRLLHGSSVRIPDRDVKLHAAYLAELTESLRSDLTIRVRVGDEVIAETSYPVELLAKNQWGGAQAMPELLAAFCMPNDPSIDHILKGASEVLRRAGKRDAIDGYTAQSRTRTWELVSAIWSSVCGLGIRYALPPASFETHGQKIRTPSLILDGGVGTCLDTALLFAASLEQAGLNALIVLTQGHAFVGVWLQPQEFSQLITEDASALRKRIALKELVAFETTLATQAPAPGFSLAVEHAQRQVNDDDFIMALDLRRARMQRIRPLAIAVSHQHAGSGAGEPAATINDALEEAPALPSFDVDVTIEPESPAGKLQLWQRKLLDLTTRNRLLHVPDSAKAIRLICPDPAALEDQLAEGKRIRIVAMPDLEAGGRDSALYEQQNRENLREAYARNALNRAEVLATLEKTKLEAALVDMYRKARSDLDEGGANTLFLAIGFLKWKKAADDPKSYSAPLILLPVRLERKSAVSGVTMTMLDEDPRFNLTLLELLRHDFELNIPGLDGDLPTDQSGIDVAGIWNKVRHAVRDMPGFEVTAELVLGTFSFAKYLMWKDLTDRSEQLMQSPMVHHLLERKIGGEGFRSPGEFPRPEQLDAQVEPGKLFTPLPADSSQLAAVVASASDHSFVLDGPPGTGKSQTIANMIAHNLALGRRVLFVAEKMAALDVVKRRLDEKNIGEFCLELHSSKASKVEVLKQLERAWDTRDALSQEEWRIEAERVHELRSKLNGVVGVLHKRWPNGLTVHQAMGRVIRDATPSTPRLAWPGSTRHDAAQIARLRDIARRLDLNRQAAERSPGDFSLLRHSEWSNAWQESVAANAHAMLSAMDLCQTAFIQVLDLTKMPLEREEFTCIPALLGFTRLLPDAYGLDLRFAFSPESASKQAAAKKAISFIREYSSIEGSLSFPYDREAAHRLHIEDIQRHWDAAAHKFWFLASLAKKKVARQLALAGGVTNLPDVAGDLPKLRRICGLHAEVDSLSPDLQGMPGWAGLATNIPKISAAMKLADEIRASLVGLAKAPEHLVLLRRAAAFLIVEGNDLLAPVGAIAGAVALLKSAYERLQLAFIQFTELSGTAVDATADLKTLRGTAQAIIGSEFQLKAWCDWCRVRDEAEALGLSPLTDAVLDRSVAYGSIIDLFEVAYARWFAIGAIDDEPLLRGFVPAEHMSDIEAYRRVDDQLANLSSRYIRAKLCGLIPDKNEVAASNGFRVLRHQLQLTRPSKPVRQLAMEMGDVMSKLAPCMLMSPLSIAQYLPADQGLFDLVIFDEASQIAPWDAIGSIARGKQVVVAGDPNQMPPTSFFNRGAGAGDDDTEEDMESILDECLGAGVPSHRLTWHYRSRHESLIAFSNHNYYDNELITFPAAETRASAVEWRRVQGVYAKGKGRNNQIEAKAIVEETVRRLTDPAFVASGKSIGIITLNGEQQKLVSDLLDQARAEHPEIEPYFQLDQSEPVVVKNLETVQGDERDVIILGIGYGPAEPGAQVMSMNFGPLNREGGWRRLNVAVTRARQEMLVFTSFDPSMVDMNRTSARAVHDLRHFIEFAQRGPRALAEAVHGSVGAYDSPFEQYVADGLRAKGWNVVPQIGVSRFRIDLGVIHPDHPGDYLVGVECDGATYHSAATARDRDKVRSAILEGLGWKLLRVWSTEWWVDRTGALERLHVAITDMLDKSRINATAAAEAVKKAMKAVAEALPLQPDAVVLDTGAKIELGGRSGEPKASASVLDEPVMRFADNASSAPVAVTHRAYRVATYPDLVDQLKPDLFYDPSYGTTLATLIQRVLHQEAPILDTLLVQRVARAHGFQRAGRLIRERVLDLIKQNHHIQPDPLHGHFVWMQFDDVEGWDCFRVPATTEDARSIEEIGMHELRSAARTVILGDRAAEVARIFGVKRVTTQARSRIEHAIRTMNA; encoded by the coding sequence GAAGGGAGCCTCCGAAGTCCTGCGGCGCGCGGGAAAGAGAGACGCCATTGATGGCTATACAGCACAGTCACGAACCCGGACCTGGGAGCTTGTATCGGCGATCTGGTCCAGTGTCTGCGGCTTGGGTATCCGGTATGCACTGCCACCGGCAAGTTTTGAAACGCACGGTCAAAAGATCCGTACACCATCACTGATCCTGGACGGGGGTGTTGGCACGTGTCTGGATACGGCGCTGCTCTTTGCCGCCTCCTTGGAGCAAGCGGGCCTCAATGCGCTTATTGTCCTCACCCAGGGTCACGCCTTCGTCGGCGTGTGGCTGCAACCGCAGGAGTTCTCACAGCTCATTACGGAGGATGCATCCGCACTGAGAAAGCGCATTGCCTTAAAGGAGCTTGTTGCCTTTGAGACCACGCTTGCCACTCAGGCACCCGCACCGGGTTTTAGCCTTGCCGTGGAGCATGCCCAGCGGCAGGTGAACGACGACGACTTCATCATGGCGCTTGATCTCCGCCGCGCCCGCATGCAGCGCATTCGCCCGTTGGCCATCGCTGTCTCGCACCAGCACGCAGGTAGTGGTGCGGGAGAACCTGCCGCGACGATCAACGACGCACTTGAGGAGGCTCCTGCTCTCCCTAGCTTCGACGTCGACGTGACGATCGAGCCAGAGAGCCCAGCCGGAAAGCTGCAGTTGTGGCAGCGAAAGCTGTTGGACCTGACGACGCGCAACCGCCTCCTGCACGTGCCCGACAGTGCGAAAGCCATCCGGCTCATCTGTCCCGATCCAGCGGCTTTGGAGGATCAACTGGCGGAAGGCAAGCGTATTCGCATTGTGGCGATGCCCGATCTCGAAGCCGGTGGCCGGGACTCCGCACTCTATGAGCAGCAAAACCGGGAGAACTTGCGCGAGGCTTACGCCCGCAACGCGCTCAACCGTGCCGAAGTATTGGCAACACTGGAGAAGACGAAGCTCGAAGCCGCGCTGGTGGATATGTATCGCAAGGCACGTAGCGATCTCGATGAAGGTGGTGCCAATACACTGTTCCTGGCCATCGGATTCCTGAAGTGGAAAAAGGCGGCCGATGATCCCAAGTCCTATTCCGCGCCCTTGATCTTGTTGCCCGTTCGGCTCGAACGAAAGAGCGCGGTATCAGGGGTCACGATGACGATGCTGGACGAGGACCCCCGGTTCAATCTCACCCTCCTCGAGCTGCTTCGGCACGACTTCGAGCTCAACATACCCGGTCTGGATGGTGATCTTCCGACGGATCAGAGCGGCATCGATGTGGCGGGCATCTGGAATAAGGTCCGGCACGCGGTCCGCGACATGCCCGGGTTCGAGGTCACGGCCGAACTCGTGCTCGGGACGTTCTCCTTCGCCAAGTACCTCATGTGGAAGGACCTGACGGACCGTTCCGAGCAGCTGATGCAGAGTCCGATGGTCCACCATCTGCTGGAACGAAAGATCGGTGGGGAAGGCTTTCGATCGCCGGGTGAATTCCCTCGTCCCGAGCAACTCGACGCCCAGGTCGAGCCCGGGAAACTGTTCACGCCCCTGCCCGCGGATTCATCGCAGCTGGCCGCCGTCGTTGCTTCCGCAAGCGATCACAGTTTCGTGCTGGACGGTCCGCCGGGCACCGGCAAGTCACAAACCATCGCCAACATGATCGCCCATAACCTGGCCCTTGGCCGGCGCGTGTTGTTTGTGGCTGAGAAGATGGCCGCGCTCGATGTGGTGAAGCGGCGACTTGACGAGAAGAACATCGGCGAGTTCTGCCTGGAGCTTCATTCAAGCAAGGCTTCCAAGGTCGAGGTCCTCAAGCAGCTGGAGCGAGCTTGGGACACACGCGATGCACTCTCTCAAGAGGAGTGGCGCATTGAAGCCGAACGCGTACATGAGCTTAGGAGCAAGCTCAACGGGGTGGTCGGCGTGCTGCACAAGCGCTGGCCCAACGGACTGACAGTTCACCAGGCCATGGGGCGCGTCATCCGTGATGCGACGCCAAGTACCCCACGCCTGGCGTGGCCCGGTAGTACACGGCACGACGCGGCGCAGATCGCACGATTGCGCGACATAGCGCGTCGTCTCGATCTCAACCGCCAAGCCGCTGAAAGATCGCCGGGCGATTTCTCGCTACTGAGACACAGCGAATGGTCTAACGCCTGGCAAGAATCGGTCGCCGCCAATGCGCACGCGATGCTCTCCGCCATGGATCTCTGCCAGACGGCCTTCATCCAGGTGCTGGACCTGACCAAGATGCCTCTTGAGCGCGAGGAGTTCACCTGCATCCCCGCTCTTCTTGGTTTCACCAGGCTCCTTCCAGATGCCTATGGACTGGATCTTCGGTTTGCCTTCTCGCCGGAGAGCGCCTCCAAGCAGGCCGCTGCGAAGAAAGCGATCAGCTTCATTCGCGAGTACAGCAGCATCGAGGGCAGTTTGTCGTTTCCCTACGATCGCGAAGCGGCTCATCGTCTCCACATCGAAGACATTCAGCGGCATTGGGACGCTGCCGCACACAAATTCTGGTTCCTGGCGAGCCTCGCCAAGAAGAAAGTCGCTCGTCAGCTCGCCTTGGCGGGGGGTGTCACCAACCTTCCAGATGTTGCAGGGGATTTGCCGAAGCTTCGCCGAATTTGCGGCCTCCACGCTGAAGTCGATTCGCTCAGCCCTGATCTTCAGGGTATGCCTGGATGGGCTGGCCTCGCCACGAACATCCCGAAGATCTCGGCAGCGATGAAGCTTGCAGACGAGATCCGTGCAAGTCTTGTCGGTCTGGCCAAGGCGCCAGAGCATCTGGTGTTGCTGCGGCGGGCCGCAGCGTTTCTGATCGTCGAAGGCAATGACTTGCTGGCCCCAGTTGGAGCCATTGCCGGCGCGGTCGCCCTGCTGAAGAGTGCTTACGAGCGATTGCAACTGGCATTCATCCAGTTCACCGAGTTGTCGGGAACGGCTGTCGATGCGACAGCGGACCTGAAAACGCTCCGCGGAACCGCACAAGCCATCATAGGAAGCGAGTTTCAGCTCAAGGCATGGTGCGATTGGTGCCGGGTTCGGGATGAGGCGGAGGCTCTTGGCCTGTCTCCGCTGACGGACGCCGTCTTGGATCGCAGCGTAGCGTACGGATCGATCATCGACCTCTTCGAAGTGGCCTATGCACGTTGGTTCGCCATCGGCGCTATTGACGATGAGCCACTCCTGCGCGGTTTCGTACCAGCTGAGCACATGAGCGATATCGAAGCGTACCGGCGTGTGGACGACCAGCTCGCCAATCTCAGCAGCCGTTACATTCGCGCCAAGCTGTGTGGGCTGATTCCCGACAAGAACGAAGTTGCAGCAAGCAATGGCTTTCGCGTACTGAGGCACCAACTACAGCTGACGCGTCCTAGCAAGCCCGTGCGTCAGCTGGCGATGGAAATGGGCGATGTCATGTCGAAGCTGGCCCCTTGCATGCTGATGAGTCCACTCTCCATTGCCCAATATCTGCCAGCCGATCAGGGTTTATTTGATCTCGTGATTTTTGACGAGGCGTCGCAAATCGCGCCGTGGGATGCGATCGGTTCCATCGCGAGGGGCAAGCAGGTTGTGGTGGCGGGCGATCCCAACCAAATGCCACCCACCAGCTTCTTCAATCGTGGTGCGGGCGCCGGCGACGATGATACAGAGGAGGATATGGAGAGCATCCTTGATGAGTGCCTGGGCGCCGGAGTACCGAGCCACCGCCTCACCTGGCATTACCGCAGTCGCCACGAGAGTCTTATCGCGTTCTCCAATCACAACTATTACGACAACGAACTGATCACGTTTCCCGCGGCAGAGACTCGCGCAAGCGCTGTCGAGTGGCGCCGGGTACAAGGCGTGTACGCCAAGGGCAAAGGGCGTAACAACCAGATCGAGGCCAAGGCGATCGTCGAGGAGACCGTGAGGCGTCTAACCGATCCAGCGTTTGTCGCTTCGGGAAAGTCCATTGGCATCATCACGCTCAACGGTGAACAGCAGAAGCTGGTTAGCGATCTGCTTGATCAAGCCCGGGCCGAACATCCAGAAATCGAGCCCTATTTCCAGTTGGACCAGTCGGAGCCCGTCGTGGTGAAGAACCTCGAAACGGTTCAGGGCGACGAGCGCGATGTCATCATTCTCGGTATCGGATATGGCCCAGCCGAACCCGGCGCCCAGGTCATGTCAATGAATTTCGGCCCGCTCAACCGAGAAGGTGGCTGGCGGCGGCTCAATGTCGCAGTGACCCGGGCTCGCCAGGAAATGCTGGTTTTCACGTCCTTCGATCCGTCCATGGTCGACATGAATCGCACGTCGGCTCGCGCGGTCCACGACCTGCGCCACTTCATCGAGTTCGCTCAGCGCGGGCCGCGCGCCCTAGCTGAAGCTGTTCATGGCTCCGTAGGCGCATACGACAGCCCCTTCGAGCAATACGTGGCGGATGGTCTCCGCGCTAAAGGGTGGAATGTTGTGCCACAGATTGGCGTCTCACGCTTTCGCATCGACCTAGGTGTGATCCATCCCGATCATCCGGGGGACTATCTGGTCGGTGTGGAATGCGACGGAGCCACCTATCACAGTGCAGCCACCGCGCGGGACCGGGACAAAGTCCGCAGCGCGATCCTCGAAGGTCTGGGATGGAAGCTCCTACGCGTATGGTCGACGGAGTGGTGGGTCGACCGAACGGGGGCTCTCGAACGCTTGCATGTGGCCATCACGGACATGCTCGACAAATCGCGAATCAATGCTACCGCTGCCGCTGAAGCGGTGAAGAAGGCAATGAAAGCGGTTGCTGAGGCCCTGCCATTGCAACCCGATGCTGTCGTGCTTGATACCGGCGCAAAAATCGAACTGGGAGGCAGGTCGGGAGAACCGAAGGCAAGTGCCTCGGTTCTCGACGAACCCGTTATGCGCTTCGCGGACAACGCATCATCCGCGCCTGTGGCTGTCACTCATCGCGCATACCGCGTGGCCACCTATCCCGATTTAGTGGATCAACTGAAGCCCGATCTCTTCTATGACCCCTCATACGGAACGACGCTTGCCACCCTGATCCAGCGAGTCCTCCATCAGGAGGCGCCAATATTGGACACCCTCCTTGTGCAGCGTGTGGCGCGTGCGCACGGTTTCCAGCGAGCCGGACGTCTGATTCGGGAACGCGTTCTGGATCTCATCAAGCAAAATCACCACATCCAACCGGACCCACTGCATGGACACTTCGTATGGATGCAGTTCGACGACGTCGAGGGATGGGATTGCTTCCGCGTCCCGGCGACCACTGAGGACGCACGCTCTATCGAGGAAATCGGCATGCACGAACTTCGCTCCGCAGCTCGCACAGTGATACTCGGTGACCGAGCCGCCGAGGTAGCGAGGATTTTCGGGGTGAAGCGAGTGACGACACAGGCCAGATCGCGAATCGAGCATGCGATTCGGACGATGAACGCCTGA